The Armatimonadota bacterium genome has a segment encoding these proteins:
- a CDS encoding DUF378 domain-containing protein translates to MAAPQMIAMILVIVGALNWLLVGLFKFDLVAAIFGEKSALSRIVYTLVGIAGIYAIWILVWMNKLAAGS, encoded by the coding sequence ATGGCTGCACCACAAATGATCGCGATGATCCTTGTCATCGTAGGAGCGCTCAACTGGCTGCTGGTCGGGCTGTTCAAGTTCGACCTCGTGGCCGCCATCTTCGGCGAGAAGAGCGCATTGTCCCGTATAGTCTACACTCTGGTGGGCATTGCGGGAATCTATGCGATCTGGATTCTCGTCTGGATGAACAAGCTGGCCGCAGGCTCCTAG
- a CDS encoding PHP domain-containing protein has translation MNRNLRTILVGLVALCLFASYPLQAALARPMHEFPRVGKYEVLCGDFHMHTQYSDGRFKPRERVVEAWQHGYDAVAITDHGSCKSYAEALPLAQSLGIVLIRGMESGMAIGEHYVLIGFSDKYEPQNSHKWADKPGAETAFYQDQMREVKANAGLIIWAHPHTGFRDPTKWGIAQGVIQGVEVKNGVVGQGWNTTLTHGSWCYPNGFDWGLENNLAVFANSDEHGARGAEQGPITLLLVEKRTAKGVMDAVRARRTVAWFDGMLWGRKELLTDLVGGMVKARRTEDGSGATQLRLENLGPVPLKARLQAKCAPTDPISIGPYESVLIECPDLPQNLNVQWDNIWINPRENLLTRLGE, from the coding sequence ATGAACAGAAACCTCAGAACTATCCTTGTCGGGCTTGTTGCCCTGTGTCTTTTTGCATCATATCCGCTCCAAGCGGCCCTCGCCCGCCCGATGCACGAGTTCCCGCGCGTCGGCAAGTACGAAGTCCTCTGCGGCGATTTCCACATGCACACGCAGTACTCCGACGGCAGGTTCAAGCCCCGTGAGCGAGTCGTCGAGGCATGGCAGCACGGGTACGATGCCGTCGCCATCACCGACCACGGAAGCTGCAAGTCCTACGCCGAGGCTCTTCCCCTCGCTCAGTCGCTGGGTATCGTCCTCATCAGGGGCATGGAGAGCGGCATGGCGATAGGCGAGCACTACGTGCTGATAGGTTTCTCCGACAAGTACGAACCGCAGAACTCCCACAAGTGGGCCGACAAGCCCGGCGCGGAGACCGCCTTCTACCAGGACCAGATGCGCGAGGTGAAGGCGAACGCCGGACTCATCATCTGGGCGCACCCGCACACCGGCTTCCGCGACCCGACCAAGTGGGGCATCGCTCAGGGTGTCATCCAGGGCGTCGAGGTCAAGAACGGCGTCGTCGGCCAGGGCTGGAACACGACCCTGACCCACGGCTCCTGGTGCTATCCGAACGGCTTCGACTGGGGGCTGGAGAACAACCTTGCCGTCTTCGCCAACTCCGACGAACACGGTGCGAGAGGCGCCGAACAGGGGCCGATCACCCTGCTGCTCGTCGAGAAGCGCACGGCGAAGGGCGTGATGGACGCTGTCCGCGCGCGAAGGACCGTCGCCTGGTTCGACGGCATGCTGTGGGGCCGGAAGGAGCTTCTGACGGACCTCGTGGGCGGCATGGTGAAGGCTCGGCGCACCGAAGACGGAAGCGGCGCGACACAGTTGCGCCTCGAGAACCTCGGCCCGGTTCCGCTGAAGGCGAGGCTTCAGGCGAAGTGCGCGCCGACCGACCCGATCTCCATCGGCCCGTATGAGAGCGTCCTCATCGAGTGTCCCGACCTTCCGCAGAACCTCAATGTTCAGTGGGACAACATCTGGATCAACCCCAGGGAGAATCTCTTAACGCGGTTGGGAGAGTAA
- a CDS encoding DUF296 domain-containing protein: protein MEYTQGTLGRVFLARLSDGDSIYDAVTEIASKENVRVGAVMAMGGMRSGKVVIGPESPHGTVVPIVKEFDDARELVGFGTLVWIDDKPSLHFHGGIGNHEEVMIGCPRIAMSVYLVLEVVIIELLGIEATRVMDPEYGVHVLSLVSPVGRV from the coding sequence ATGGAATACACGCAGGGCACGCTGGGCAGAGTCTTCCTCGCGAGGTTGAGTGACGGCGATTCGATATACGACGCGGTGACCGAGATCGCTTCGAAGGAGAACGTGCGGGTCGGCGCGGTGATGGCGATGGGAGGCATGAGGAGCGGCAAGGTCGTCATCGGCCCCGAGAGTCCTCACGGCACGGTGGTCCCGATCGTGAAGGAGTTCGACGACGCCCGGGAGCTCGTCGGCTTCGGGACGCTCGTCTGGATTGATGACAAGCCCTCGCTCCACTTCCACGGCGGGATCGGCAACCACGAGGAGGTCATGATCGGCTGCCCCCGGATCGCGATGTCGGTCTACCTGGTGCTCGAAGTGGTCATCATCGAGCTGCTAGGCATCGAGGCGACCCGCGTGATGGACCCGGAGTACGGGGTGCACGTGCTTTCGCTTGTTAGCCCCGTCGGACGCGTCTGA
- a CDS encoding aldo/keto reductase yields MSRVAWGIISTGRIAGVFANGVKGSETGELLAVASRNQEKADEFGGEHGIERRYASYEALLADRDVQAVYIATPHPMHSEWAIKAAEAGKHILCEKPLTLDYAQAAAVVDAARLHDVFLMEAFMYLSHPHTAKLYETVAGGAIGEVRIIQATFSFNAGYNPEGRLFKNALGGGGILDVGCYCTSMARLIAGAANGKPYDEPTEIKAMGHIGETGADEYAVATMRFENDILARVYTGVRLSQDNVVRIYGTDGNIFVPSPWNPTRDPGTAKFIVNRAGKEPEEVTTEAAKFLYSYEADAFAAGIADGKAAHPCMTPEETLGNMRTCDLWRAGIGQIYDIEKPDADFPTADGRPLEARPGNRMKYGRLPGLDKPVSREIMGIPVAPTPYLAPYASVLYDEFFRCGGNCFDTAYIYGGGQVDRTLGQWIRNRGVRGQVSILAKGAHTPHCYPESLTSQLMETLERLQTDYVDIYMMHRDNPEVPVGEFVDVLNEHKNAGRIRVFGGSNWSIERFEAANAYAKSKGLMPFVGLNNNFSLARMVEAPWGGCIASADEDSKSWFEKTQTPLLAWSSLAKGFFVRGDRNRVTEGELVNCWYAEDNFLRLDRARELAVKKGAQPVQIALAWVLHQPFPTWALVGPGNLHEMRVSTEALDIELTPEEVKWLNLEL; encoded by the coding sequence ATGAGCAGAGTCGCATGGGGAATCATCAGCACCGGCCGGATAGCGGGGGTATTCGCAAACGGCGTGAAGGGATCGGAGACCGGAGAACTCCTCGCGGTCGCCAGCCGCAACCAGGAGAAGGCCGACGAGTTCGGCGGCGAGCACGGAATCGAGCGCCGTTACGCGAGCTACGAGGCCCTGCTCGCAGACCGCGACGTCCAGGCCGTCTACATCGCCACACCCCATCCGATGCACTCCGAGTGGGCGATCAAGGCGGCGGAGGCCGGCAAGCACATCCTCTGCGAGAAACCGCTCACGCTCGACTACGCCCAGGCCGCCGCCGTGGTGGACGCCGCGCGCCTGCACGACGTATTCCTCATGGAAGCCTTCATGTACCTGAGCCACCCGCACACCGCGAAGCTCTACGAGACCGTCGCAGGAGGCGCGATCGGCGAGGTGCGCATCATCCAGGCGACTTTCAGCTTCAACGCGGGATACAACCCGGAGGGCAGGCTCTTCAAGAACGCGCTCGGCGGCGGAGGCATCCTCGACGTGGGATGCTACTGCACGTCCATGGCGCGGCTGATCGCCGGCGCCGCAAACGGCAAGCCCTACGACGAGCCGACCGAGATCAAGGCGATGGGCCACATCGGAGAGACCGGCGCGGACGAATACGCCGTCGCCACGATGCGCTTCGAGAACGACATCCTGGCGAGGGTCTACACGGGCGTCCGGCTGAGCCAGGACAACGTGGTGCGCATCTACGGCACGGACGGGAACATCTTCGTCCCGTCCCCGTGGAACCCGACGAGAGACCCGGGGACCGCGAAGTTCATCGTCAACCGGGCGGGCAAGGAACCCGAGGAGGTGACGACGGAGGCGGCGAAGTTCCTCTACTCCTACGAGGCCGACGCGTTCGCCGCCGGGATTGCCGATGGGAAGGCGGCGCATCCGTGCATGACGCCGGAGGAGACGCTGGGAAACATGAGGACCTGCGACCTGTGGCGCGCGGGGATCGGGCAGATATACGACATCGAGAAGCCGGACGCCGACTTCCCGACCGCCGACGGACGGCCGCTGGAGGCACGGCCGGGTAACCGCATGAAGTACGGGCGGCTCCCCGGCCTCGACAAGCCGGTCTCACGGGAGATCATGGGCATCCCCGTCGCGCCGACGCCGTATCTTGCGCCCTACGCATCGGTCCTGTACGACGAGTTCTTCCGATGCGGCGGCAACTGCTTCGACACTGCGTACATCTACGGCGGCGGGCAGGTGGACCGGACCCTCGGCCAGTGGATCAGGAATCGCGGAGTTCGCGGGCAGGTGAGCATCCTGGCGAAGGGGGCGCACACCCCTCACTGCTACCCCGAGAGCCTCACCTCACAGCTCATGGAGACCCTGGAACGCCTGCAGACCGACTACGTGGACATCTACATGATGCACCGCGACAACCCGGAGGTGCCGGTCGGCGAGTTCGTGGATGTCCTGAACGAGCACAAGAACGCCGGGCGCATCCGAGTGTTCGGCGGCTCGAACTGGAGCATCGAGCGCTTCGAGGCGGCCAACGCATACGCGAAGTCGAAGGGCCTCATGCCGTTCGTCGGGCTGAACAACAACTTCAGCCTCGCGCGGATGGTCGAGGCGCCATGGGGCGGATGCATCGCATCGGCCGACGAGGACTCCAAGTCCTGGTTCGAGAAGACTCAGACCCCGCTGCTGGCCTGGTCGAGCCTGGCGAAGGGGTTCTTCGTGCGGGGCGACCGCAACCGGGTGACCGAGGGAGAGTTGGTGAACTGCTGGTACGCGGAGGACAACTTCCTGCGGCTCGATCGGGCGAGAGAACTGGCGGTGAAGAAGGGCGCGCAGCCGGTGCAGATCGCGCTCGCGTGGGTGCTTCATCAGCCGTTCCCGACGTGGGCGCTGGTGGGGCCGGGGAACCTGCACGAGATGCGCGTCTCGACCGAGGCGCTCGACATCGAACTCACGCCGGAAGAGGTCAAGTGGCTGAACCTGGAACTGTAG
- a CDS encoding cupin domain-containing protein → MKPITMLLLILTALAPALAESPPAGIIGGVGLTHLTVYEQRPAPDGLNSGCPHVHAITDEAYYVLSGSGRAELHDMQNGFRTVELKRGEYLQFPPGVVHRIVSTRRLVILALMGNAGLAERGDARIYFGKAVDDNPDEFARLVGLAKAKGLDGALERRDAAVKAYIGLMKLWETDREAYFLELKRFVGAHLSAMEKIKPKFADAVAQGPLHWGQVSQQRIEALPGSRPTYDAAFHDGTSDFAYGMCGVLRPFLSLKPIPDGSGKASPPPSP, encoded by the coding sequence ATGAAACCGATCACGATGCTGCTTCTGATACTGACCGCGCTCGCTCCCGCCCTGGCGGAGAGCCCCCCCGCGGGGATCATCGGCGGGGTGGGGCTGACGCATCTGACCGTCTACGAGCAGCGCCCCGCGCCGGACGGCCTGAACTCAGGCTGCCCGCACGTCCATGCGATTACCGACGAGGCGTACTACGTCCTGAGCGGGAGCGGCAGGGCCGAGCTGCACGATATGCAGAACGGCTTCCGCACCGTCGAGCTGAAGCGAGGGGAGTACCTGCAGTTCCCGCCCGGAGTCGTGCACCGCATCGTCAGCACCCGGCGGCTCGTCATCCTCGCGCTGATGGGCAACGCGGGCCTCGCCGAGCGGGGCGACGCGCGGATCTACTTCGGCAAGGCGGTTGACGACAACCCGGACGAGTTTGCGCGGCTCGTCGGCCTTGCGAAGGCGAAGGGCCTCGACGGGGCGCTCGAGCGCCGTGACGCGGCGGTGAAGGCGTACATCGGCCTGATGAAGCTCTGGGAGACCGATAGGGAAGCGTACTTCCTGGAGTTGAAGCGGTTCGTCGGCGCGCATCTCTCGGCGATGGAGAAGATCAAGCCGAAGTTCGCCGACGCGGTCGCGCAGGGCCCGCTCCACTGGGGTCAGGTCTCCCAGCAGCGGATCGAGGCGCTTCCGGGCTCCAGGCCGACCTACGACGCAGCCTTCCACGACGGGACGTCCGACTTCGCCTACGGGATGTGCGGGGTTCTCCGCCCGTTCCTCTCGCTCAAGCCGATTCCCGACGGCAGCGGGAAGGCCTCACCACCGCCGTCACCCTGA
- a CDS encoding glycoside hydrolase family 127 protein, with amino-acid sequence MNRLYASNRAPLQDAAFDFLPLGSVKPRGWLKQQLTVQANGQTGHLPEFWDSLGPNSGWLGGTGESWERGPYYLDGLIPLAYLLDDEKLIGIARRFTEWTLGSQDESGHFGPKSLSDWWPFGVILKALTQYHEATGDPRVIPLMERFFKYMKRELPNNRMHSWAKVRWADTILSIIWLYNRNGDPELIELANDIMRQGYDWSWHFTDFGHTQKQALNFPMRTHVVNNGMAAKTPGVQYVLTGWQEHKDAVGKTIEMLDKFHGTAAGIFTGDEHYAGRNPTQGTELCAVVEYMFSLENLMQMFGDPAFGDQLEMIAYNALPGTFTADMWQHQYDQQANQVLCTIAKRHWTNNGDDANLFGLEPNYGCCTANFHQGWPKFAANLWMATPDEGLAAVAYGPCQVGAKVRGGQEISIDVETDYPWDETIKATLRLSKPAAFPLRFRIPAWAEEVSVHINGEADHAEPGTFLAIEREWQNGDVIELRLPMKVRVERRFNDSVTLRRGPIVYSLKIGERWEKIRGEDPCPDYAVHPTTAWNYGLLLDPEKPEVEVVKKSVGRTVYGPEFAPVELRVKGRKIPEWTLADNQAGPLPQSPAKSSEPAEDLTLIPYGCAKLRITEFPLLEG; translated from the coding sequence ATGAACCGACTTTATGCATCGAACCGCGCGCCGCTTCAGGATGCCGCATTCGACTTCCTGCCGCTCGGGAGCGTGAAGCCCCGAGGATGGCTCAAGCAGCAGCTCACGGTCCAGGCGAACGGCCAGACCGGCCACCTGCCGGAGTTTTGGGACTCGCTAGGGCCGAACAGCGGGTGGCTCGGCGGTACCGGCGAGAGCTGGGAACGCGGGCCGTACTACCTCGACGGGCTGATCCCGCTCGCGTACCTGCTCGATGACGAGAAGCTGATCGGCATCGCGCGCAGGTTCACGGAGTGGACTCTCGGCAGCCAGGACGAGAGCGGCCACTTCGGGCCGAAGTCGCTCAGCGACTGGTGGCCGTTCGGGGTCATCCTGAAGGCGCTCACGCAGTACCACGAGGCCACCGGCGACCCGCGCGTGATCCCGCTGATGGAGCGGTTCTTCAAGTACATGAAGCGCGAGCTTCCGAACAACCGGATGCACTCATGGGCGAAGGTCCGGTGGGCCGACACGATCCTGAGCATCATCTGGCTCTACAATCGGAACGGCGACCCCGAGCTGATCGAGTTGGCTAACGACATCATGCGTCAGGGCTACGACTGGAGCTGGCACTTCACCGACTTCGGCCACACTCAGAAGCAGGCGCTGAACTTCCCCATGCGGACGCACGTCGTGAACAACGGCATGGCGGCGAAGACTCCCGGCGTGCAGTACGTCCTGACCGGCTGGCAGGAGCACAAGGATGCGGTCGGCAAGACCATCGAGATGCTCGACAAGTTCCATGGGACGGCGGCCGGCATCTTCACCGGCGACGAGCACTACGCGGGCAGGAATCCGACTCAGGGCACGGAGCTGTGCGCGGTCGTGGAGTACATGTTCTCGCTCGAGAACCTGATGCAGATGTTCGGCGATCCCGCGTTCGGCGACCAGCTGGAGATGATAGCATACAACGCGCTCCCAGGCACGTTTACGGCCGATATGTGGCAGCATCAGTACGATCAGCAGGCGAACCAGGTGCTCTGCACGATCGCGAAACGGCACTGGACCAACAACGGCGACGACGCGAACCTCTTCGGCCTCGAGCCGAACTACGGGTGCTGCACGGCGAACTTCCACCAGGGCTGGCCGAAGTTCGCCGCCAACCTCTGGATGGCGACGCCGGACGAGGGGCTCGCGGCGGTGGCATACGGCCCGTGCCAGGTTGGAGCGAAGGTTCGCGGCGGCCAGGAGATCAGCATTGACGTGGAGACCGACTATCCGTGGGATGAGACGATCAAGGCAACGCTGCGTCTGTCGAAGCCGGCCGCCTTCCCGCTTCGCTTCCGTATCCCCGCGTGGGCCGAGGAAGTGAGCGTCCACATCAACGGCGAGGCGGACCATGCCGAGCCGGGAACTTTCCTCGCCATCGAGCGCGAGTGGCAGAACGGCGACGTCATCGAGCTGCGTCTTCCGATGAAGGTGCGCGTCGAGCGGCGTTTCAACGACTCGGTCACGCTAAGGCGCGGGCCGATTGTGTATTCGCTCAAGATCGGCGAGCGGTGGGAGAAGATCAGGGGCGAGGACCCGTGCCCGGATTACGCGGTGCATCCGACGACGGCGTGGAACTACGGGCTGCTGCTCGATCCCGAGAAGCCGGAGGTCGAGGTGGTGAAGAAGTCGGTCGGCCGGACGGTCTACGGCCCGGAGTTCGCGCCGGTCGAGCTGAGAGTCAAGGGCCGCAAGATCCCGGAGTGGACGCTCGCCGACAACCAGGCCGGCCCGCTCCCTCAGAGCCCGGCGAAGTCGTCCGAGCCGGCCGAGGATCTGACGCTGATCCCCTACGGGTGCGCGAAGCTCCGGATCACGGAGTTCCCGCTGCTGGAGGGGTAG
- a CDS encoding 4Fe-4S binding protein, with amino-acid sequence MMRKVIKIDEDLCNGCGDCVPSCAEGAIQIIDGKAKLVADKFCDGLGACLGECPMDAISFEEREAEEFDVEAVEDHLTSMGRSLEEHRARQAKHAAPAAGCPSSGGGGGCPSARMFDFSDVEEDEDEADAPKLRSALRQWPVKLNLVSPSAPYFADADLVLAADCTAFAYASMHPDFMKGKALAIGCPKFDDVNAYKEKLKGIILQGGIRSITVIHMEVPCCLGLLFAAQQAVAESGADILLKSVVIGIRGEVREPSVFA; translated from the coding sequence GTGATGCGGAAGGTTATCAAGATTGACGAGGATCTGTGCAACGGATGCGGCGATTGCGTGCCGTCCTGCGCGGAGGGCGCGATCCAGATCATTGACGGCAAGGCGAAGCTCGTGGCGGACAAGTTCTGCGACGGGCTCGGCGCATGCCTCGGCGAGTGCCCGATGGATGCAATCTCCTTCGAGGAGCGCGAGGCCGAGGAGTTCGACGTGGAGGCGGTCGAGGATCACCTGACCTCGATGGGCCGGTCTCTCGAGGAGCACAGAGCCCGCCAGGCCAAGCATGCCGCTCCGGCAGCCGGATGCCCGAGTTCGGGCGGAGGCGGTGGATGCCCGTCCGCCCGCATGTTCGACTTCAGCGACGTTGAAGAGGATGAGGACGAGGCCGACGCGCCGAAGCTCCGAAGCGCGCTCCGGCAGTGGCCGGTCAAGCTGAATCTGGTCAGCCCGAGCGCCCCATACTTTGCGGACGCCGATCTGGTGCTTGCCGCCGACTGCACCGCGTTCGCCTATGCCTCGATGCACCCCGACTTCATGAAGGGGAAGGCCCTGGCAATCGGCTGCCCGAAGTTCGACGACGTGAACGCCTACAAGGAGAAGCTGAAGGGGATCATCCTGCAGGGCGGGATCAGGAGCATCACGGTCATCCACATGGAGGTCCCGTGCTGCCTCGGACTCCTGTTCGCGGCACAGCAGGCGGTGGCGGAGTCAGGCGCGGATATCCTGCTCAAGTCCGTGGTCATCGGCATCCGCGGCGAGGTCAGGGAGCCGTCGGTGTTCGCGTAG
- a CDS encoding DUF4962 domain-containing protein, translated as MRCRIFAVLMLLAAGIGFAQDAPVSYLDGKAPIPDDMVRPSPADGSIAATNPPGFVWLPEAGAISYTLQYARRADFSDAVVRDGLRMNIHQPTDALLAGKWHWRYRAVFADCETSEWSVVRSFQVTKDSLPLRFPPFPEVRANVLSGRPRLFVRQGELEAVRESLLASRKGLWEGLLEQIEARRGLPLMQEPERYPDDVRDIEMWRKFYADIRVQTTAMEYLAFGYLMTGKREYADEAKRIMLHLTTWDPAGTTSYKYNDETGMPIALNTARAYDWIYDTLTPAERARVVAMMRTRAAEMYGVLRRMPYESKPYGSHSQRAMMFLGETSIAFMGEIPECDEWLEYVLTCYSCLYPPWGGADGSYSEGPWYWSSYMSFALQFIDALQGATGVDLYGKPFFRRTGDYLLYCVSPFNQMMPFGDGIWLKPGSLHKTNMYRFATFYRNPYYRWYVDAMPMALSNNIPNFLWHDDTVKPRAPTDIPQSKVFYDAGLVAMHTDLADGKEDVQFQMRSSPAGSSSHALADQNSFYLQAFGEALAIPSGYRPYYGAPHHMRWTKQTKAHNTILVNGEGQPIQSRSAQGRIVSAVLTGGIEYACGDASKAYDGKLTKYLRHVIFLRPGCFVLVDELGAPAASTFQWLLHSWEKMALDGQTATISRGDARLLAEWVWPAGLDISQTDQFSVPDTRPGSVNQWHLTASTTDPSRTQEFVTVLRPYRADDTTEPLIERIEAPGAIGARVRCGGSTDTVILNRLGGVIAGLPVKSDGHIVALREKAGALTTALMLEGTYLTCGRDSLRADAKVTACMEVRKDARKLIVQSDRPAAISAAVPEAAARLLIDYPVGKMLRSPITDDMEDPKWFRGTVELDGRALSRARFSFDPNTHTITLRIPAGEHRIEIRATGQPS; from the coding sequence ATGCGCTGCCGGATATTTGCCGTTCTCATGCTCCTGGCCGCCGGAATCGGCTTCGCCCAGGATGCGCCGGTGTCATACCTGGACGGGAAGGCACCGATCCCGGACGACATGGTCCGACCGTCACCCGCCGACGGTTCGATCGCCGCCACCAACCCGCCCGGTTTCGTCTGGCTGCCCGAGGCCGGGGCGATCTCCTACACCCTGCAGTATGCCCGCCGCGCCGACTTCTCAGACGCCGTCGTGCGCGACGGTCTCAGGATGAACATCCACCAGCCTACTGATGCGCTGTTGGCCGGCAAGTGGCACTGGCGCTACCGGGCCGTGTTCGCGGACTGTGAGACGTCCGAGTGGAGCGTCGTCCGCTCGTTCCAGGTGACGAAGGACTCGCTCCCGCTGAGGTTTCCGCCGTTTCCCGAGGTGAGGGCGAATGTGCTGAGCGGCAGACCGAGGCTGTTCGTCCGACAGGGTGAACTAGAGGCGGTCCGGGAGTCGCTCCTGGCCTCGCGCAAGGGTCTCTGGGAAGGCCTCCTGGAGCAGATCGAGGCGAGGCGCGGACTCCCGCTCATGCAGGAGCCTGAACGATATCCCGACGACGTGCGCGACATCGAGATGTGGCGCAAGTTCTACGCCGACATCCGCGTGCAGACCACGGCGATGGAGTACCTGGCGTTCGGCTACCTCATGACCGGCAAGCGGGAGTACGCGGACGAGGCAAAGCGCATCATGCTCCATCTCACGACCTGGGACCCGGCCGGCACGACGAGCTACAAGTACAACGACGAGACCGGGATGCCGATCGCACTGAACACCGCGCGGGCGTACGACTGGATCTACGACACCCTGACGCCGGCCGAGCGGGCCCGGGTCGTCGCCATGATGCGTACCCGCGCGGCCGAGATGTACGGCGTCCTGCGCAGGATGCCCTACGAGTCGAAGCCCTACGGCAGCCATTCGCAGCGGGCGATGATGTTTCTCGGGGAGACGAGCATCGCGTTCATGGGCGAGATACCGGAGTGCGACGAGTGGCTGGAGTACGTGCTGACCTGCTACTCGTGCCTCTATCCGCCGTGGGGCGGCGCGGACGGCAGCTACTCCGAGGGGCCGTGGTACTGGTCGAGCTACATGAGCTTCGCCCTGCAGTTCATAGATGCCCTCCAGGGCGCTACGGGAGTAGATCTCTACGGCAAGCCTTTTTTCCGCCGCACCGGCGACTATCTACTCTACTGCGTCTCGCCGTTCAACCAGATGATGCCCTTCGGCGACGGCATCTGGCTGAAGCCGGGGTCTCTCCACAAGACGAACATGTACCGGTTCGCCACGTTCTACCGCAACCCGTACTACCGGTGGTACGTCGACGCCATGCCGATGGCCCTCTCGAACAACATCCCGAACTTCCTCTGGCACGACGACACCGTCAAGCCGAGAGCCCCGACCGACATCCCGCAGTCGAAGGTGTTCTACGACGCCGGGCTCGTAGCGATGCACACCGATCTGGCCGACGGAAAGGAGGACGTTCAGTTTCAGATGAGGAGCAGCCCCGCCGGCTCGTCGAGCCATGCGCTTGCCGATCAGAACTCGTTCTATCTGCAGGCGTTCGGCGAGGCGTTGGCGATCCCGTCCGGCTACCGGCCGTACTACGGCGCGCCGCACCACATGCGGTGGACGAAGCAGACGAAGGCGCACAACACGATCCTGGTGAACGGCGAGGGCCAGCCGATCCAGTCGCGGTCGGCCCAGGGACGGATCGTCTCGGCGGTCCTGACTGGTGGGATCGAGTACGCTTGCGGCGACGCATCGAAGGCGTATGACGGGAAGCTCACGAAGTACCTGCGCCACGTGATCTTCCTGCGGCCGGGGTGTTTCGTGCTCGTGGACGAACTCGGGGCCCCGGCGGCCTCGACGTTCCAGTGGCTCCTGCACTCGTGGGAGAAGATGGCTTTGGACGGTCAGACCGCGACGATCAGCAGGGGTGACGCGCGCCTGCTCGCGGAATGGGTGTGGCCTGCGGGTCTCGATATCAGCCAGACCGACCAGTTCTCCGTGCCGGACACTAGGCCGGGATCAGTGAACCAGTGGCACCTGACGGCCTCGACTACCGACCCGTCCAGAACGCAGGAGTTCGTGACGGTTCTGCGCCCGTACCGCGCCGATGACACGACCGAGCCGCTTATCGAGCGCATCGAGGCGCCCGGGGCAATCGGCGCGCGGGTGCGGTGCGGCGGTTCGACCGATACGGTCATACTCAACCGACTGGGCGGCGTGATTGCCGGGCTGCCGGTCAAGTCGGACGGGCACATCGTCGCTCTGAGGGAGAAAGCCGGCGCCCTGACGACTGCGCTGATGCTGGAGGGCACCTACCTGACTTGCGGCAGGGACTCGCTGCGCGCCGACGCGAAGGTGACGGCCTGCATGGAGGTGCGGAAGGACGCGAGGAAGCTGATCGTCCAGTCCGACAGGCCGGCGGCGATCTCGGCGGCGGTGCCCGAGGCGGCGGCGAGGCTTCTGATTGACTATCCCGTCGGCAAGATGCTCAGGTCGCCAATAACGGACGACATGGAGGACCCGAAGTGGTTCCGCGGGACGGTGGAGCTCGACGGGAGAGCGCTCTCCCGCGCGCGGTTCTCGTTCGACCCGAATACCCACACGATCACGCTTAGGATCCCCGCGGGCGAGCACCGGATCGAGATCAGGGCGACCGGGCAGCCGAGTTGA